Proteins encoded within one genomic window of Episyrphus balteatus chromosome 1, idEpiBalt1.1, whole genome shotgun sequence:
- the LOC129907058 gene encoding dentin sialophosphoprotein isoform X1, protein MIKYITHKLRTQSINDNLSNSCNFSKKSDVHDSGTESDGDIDAERVHSEPEMETSMSSRLDATSPTDTACSLDSPAMMCQSHLLYDQHSSEEELEVINGPSSLAAAEAAASILVVRGTASSLISERGSSSLEPDELFGEAASTSKRSSSTMIENRKRSLAHSSDDELKNMLEPISTPVNFRTSPPLEALKPNRSHMFRSATPLILTEASRGIENIKISCDSTSSDQNGGSGDGSSSSNNSGNGEQNSASTSNQSSCIAALKSSCSSHHIHQPQPKYQFHYNSSRSSPASTTGLELDVRSVSPPAKLFHCAISPRRRPMRAHHAPNRLQRPHRPCLDFDKMQQLQDRSVSSWRHNSEHTGELSVFCW, encoded by the exons ATGATAAAATACATCACGCACAAGTTGCGAACACAGTCGATTAACGATAACCTTAGTAATTCTTGTAATTTTAGCAAAAAG AGTGACGTACACGATTCCGGAACCGAATCTGATGGTGATATAGATGCTGAGAGAGTCCACTCAGAGCCCGAAATGGAAacaa gcatGAGCTCCCGCCTAGACGCTACTTCCCCAACTGATACCGCCTGCTCCTTAGATTCCCCTGCCATGATGTGTCAGTCCCACCTGTTATATGATCAACACAGCTCTGAAGAAGAGCTTGAAGTTATAAATGGACCGTCTTCTTTAGCAGCTGCAGAAGCGGCAGCCAGTATTTTAGTTGTACGTGGAACAGCCTCATCACTCATATCGGAACGAGGTTCATCATCCTTAGAGCCAGATGAACTTTTTGGTGAGGCTGCTTCAACATCGAAACGTTCCAGCTCGACGATGATAGAAAACAGAAAACGATCTTTGGCTCACAGTTCAGATGATGAA cTAAAAAATATGTTAGAACCGATCTCAACACCAGTTAACTTCCGGACCTCGCCACCATTGGAGGCGTTAAAACCGAATCGAAGCCATATGTTCCGTTCCGCAACTCCGCTTATCCTGACTGAGGCGAGTCGTGGCATTGAGAACATTAAAATTTCTTGTGATAGTACTAGTAGTGACCAAAACGGCGGCAGCGGTGAtggaagcagcagcagcaacaacagtgGCAATGGTGAGCAAAATTCAGCCAGTACCAGTAATCAAAGTAGCTGTATTGCTGCATTAAAATCAAGCTGCAGCAGCCATCATATCCACCAACCTCAGCCAAAATATCAATTTCATTACAACAGTAGTAGAAGCAGTCCAGCATCAACAACAGGACTAGAATTGGATGTGCGTTCAGTAAGCCCGCCGGCGAAACTTTTTCATTGTGCAATATCCCCACGTCGGCGACCAATGCGAGCCCATCACGCACCAAATAGACTACAGCGTCCTCATAGACCATGTTTAGATTTTGATAAAATGCAacag ctCCAGGACCGATCGGTGTCCTCGTGGCGGCACAATAGCGAACATACAGGTGAATTGTCTGTTTTCTGTTGGTGA
- the LOC129907058 gene encoding uncharacterized protein LOC129907058 isoform X2, producing the protein METSMSSRLDATSPTDTACSLDSPAMMCQSHLLYDQHSSEEELEVINGPSSLAAAEAAASILVVRGTASSLISERGSSSLEPDELFGEAASTSKRSSSTMIENRKRSLAHSSDDELKNMLEPISTPVNFRTSPPLEALKPNRSHMFRSATPLILTEASRGIENIKISCDSTSSDQNGGSGDGSSSSNNSGNGEQNSASTSNQSSCIAALKSSCSSHHIHQPQPKYQFHYNSSRSSPASTTGLELDVRSVSPPAKLFHCAISPRRRPMRAHHAPNRLQRPHRPCLDFDKMQQLQDRSVSSWRHNSEHTGELSVFCW; encoded by the exons ATGGAAacaa gcatGAGCTCCCGCCTAGACGCTACTTCCCCAACTGATACCGCCTGCTCCTTAGATTCCCCTGCCATGATGTGTCAGTCCCACCTGTTATATGATCAACACAGCTCTGAAGAAGAGCTTGAAGTTATAAATGGACCGTCTTCTTTAGCAGCTGCAGAAGCGGCAGCCAGTATTTTAGTTGTACGTGGAACAGCCTCATCACTCATATCGGAACGAGGTTCATCATCCTTAGAGCCAGATGAACTTTTTGGTGAGGCTGCTTCAACATCGAAACGTTCCAGCTCGACGATGATAGAAAACAGAAAACGATCTTTGGCTCACAGTTCAGATGATGAA cTAAAAAATATGTTAGAACCGATCTCAACACCAGTTAACTTCCGGACCTCGCCACCATTGGAGGCGTTAAAACCGAATCGAAGCCATATGTTCCGTTCCGCAACTCCGCTTATCCTGACTGAGGCGAGTCGTGGCATTGAGAACATTAAAATTTCTTGTGATAGTACTAGTAGTGACCAAAACGGCGGCAGCGGTGAtggaagcagcagcagcaacaacagtgGCAATGGTGAGCAAAATTCAGCCAGTACCAGTAATCAAAGTAGCTGTATTGCTGCATTAAAATCAAGCTGCAGCAGCCATCATATCCACCAACCTCAGCCAAAATATCAATTTCATTACAACAGTAGTAGAAGCAGTCCAGCATCAACAACAGGACTAGAATTGGATGTGCGTTCAGTAAGCCCGCCGGCGAAACTTTTTCATTGTGCAATATCCCCACGTCGGCGACCAATGCGAGCCCATCACGCACCAAATAGACTACAGCGTCCTCATAGACCATGTTTAGATTTTGATAAAATGCAacag ctCCAGGACCGATCGGTGTCCTCGTGGCGGCACAATAGCGAACATACAGGTGAATTGTCTGTTTTCTGTTGGTGA